In Bacillus toyonensis BCT-7112, a single window of DNA contains:
- a CDS encoding helix-turn-helix transcriptional regulator, whose amino-acid sequence MGEARTTKDEIVQLLKVKGEHTVAELADVLEITEMAIRRHLSNLEKDGFIYSKMVRQHVGRPTYLYGLSEKGEDTFPKEYKQFAIDMLEDLARMGDEKILRYVLKERTKRMEEKLQKRISNQKNLAYKVQEVAAMQEKNGYMVQIKRDGENSFVIEKQNCPLKEIAERFPQVCADEKEMYKRLFANADVNTLANMCEGDCSCSYQVKEKK is encoded by the coding sequence ATGGGGGAAGCACGTACTACGAAAGACGAGATTGTCCAATTGTTGAAAGTAAAGGGAGAGCATACGGTAGCAGAATTAGCTGACGTTTTAGAGATTACAGAAATGGCGATCCGAAGACATTTAAGTAATCTTGAGAAAGATGGGTTCATTTATTCTAAGATGGTCAGGCAACATGTCGGAAGACCAACTTATTTGTATGGGTTAAGTGAAAAGGGAGAAGATACATTCCCGAAAGAATATAAGCAATTTGCGATTGATATGCTAGAAGATTTAGCTCGAATGGGCGATGAAAAAATACTTCGTTACGTTTTGAAAGAAAGAACGAAGCGAATGGAAGAAAAATTGCAAAAGAGAATCAGTAATCAAAAGAACTTAGCATATAAAGTACAAGAGGTAGCAGCAATGCAAGAGAAAAATGGTTATATGGTTCAAATAAAGAGAGATGGAGAGAACTCTTTCGTAATTGAAAAGCAAAACTGTCCGTTAAAGGAAATTGCAGAGAGATTCCCGCAAGTATGTGCAGATGAAAAAGAGATGTATAAGCGTTTATTTGCGAATGCAGATGTAAATACGCTAGCAAACATGTGCGAGGGTGATTGTAGTTGTTCTTACCAAGTAAAAGAGAAAAAATGA
- a CDS encoding DUF86 domain-containing protein yields MYFVDRKKIEQMLVCLERATNTFQEKKIYETEFEFYALERIAHLMIDTILDVGNAMIDGFIMRDPGSYEDIIDILMDERVISAEEGQGMKEIILLRRMLTQDYIQMNHDELYKTIQKHIAVVENYPANIRSYLEKELGPVSAFVPE; encoded by the coding sequence ATGTACTTCGTAGACAGAAAAAAAATAGAACAAATGCTAGTATGTTTAGAACGAGCAACAAATACATTTCAAGAGAAGAAGATATATGAAACCGAGTTTGAATTTTATGCATTAGAGCGCATAGCCCATCTTATGATTGATACTATATTAGATGTAGGGAATGCGATGATTGATGGATTTATTATGCGCGATCCAGGAAGCTATGAAGATATTATCGATATTTTAATGGATGAGCGAGTGATAAGTGCAGAAGAAGGACAAGGAATGAAAGAAATTATCCTTCTTCGAAGAATGCTTACGCAAGATTATATTCAAATGAATCATGATGAATTATATAAGACGATTCAAAAACATATTGCGGTGGTAGAGAACTACCCGGCAAATATTCGCAGTTATTTAGAGAAGGAATTAGGGCCTGTATCTGCATTTGTACCAGAATAA
- the glpX gene encoding class II fructose-bisphosphatase: MERELALEIVRVTEAAALASAQWMGRGKKNEADDAATTAMRDMFDSVNMAGTVVIGEGELDEAPMLYIGEELGTGNGPEVDIAVDPLEGTNIVAKGLANAMAVIAIADKGNLLHAPDMYMEKIAVGPKAAGKISLDDPIEKTIEIVAEANNKKIRDLTVIIQERERHQDIIDRVRAKGARVKLFGDGDVGASIATALPGTGIDLFVGVGGAPEGVISAAALKCLEGEMQARLVPMNEEEEARCREMGLEDPRQLLMLDDLVSGDDAIFSATGVSAGELLDGVKFLGGDLAETYSIVMRYKTRTVRFIKTHHHLDHKPHLNLDI, encoded by the coding sequence TTGGAACGTGAACTCGCACTAGAAATTGTCCGTGTAACAGAAGCAGCAGCATTAGCATCCGCACAGTGGATGGGCCGCGGAAAGAAAAATGAAGCAGATGATGCAGCAACTACAGCTATGCGTGATATGTTCGACTCAGTAAACATGGCAGGTACAGTTGTAATTGGTGAAGGAGAACTTGATGAAGCACCGATGTTATATATTGGTGAAGAACTAGGAACAGGTAACGGTCCAGAAGTAGATATAGCCGTTGATCCATTAGAAGGTACAAACATCGTTGCAAAAGGTCTTGCAAACGCAATGGCAGTTATCGCAATCGCAGATAAAGGAAACCTTCTTCACGCTCCTGATATGTACATGGAAAAAATCGCGGTTGGTCCAAAAGCAGCTGGTAAAATTAGCTTAGATGATCCAATTGAAAAAACAATTGAAATTGTAGCAGAAGCTAACAATAAAAAGATTCGTGATCTAACAGTTATCATTCAAGAACGTGAACGTCATCAAGATATTATTGACCGTGTTCGTGCAAAAGGTGCACGCGTGAAATTATTTGGTGATGGCGATGTTGGTGCATCAATCGCAACAGCACTACCTGGAACAGGTATCGACTTATTCGTAGGTGTTGGCGGAGCTCCAGAAGGCGTTATTTCTGCAGCAGCATTAAAATGCCTTGAAGGTGAAATGCAAGCTCGCTTAGTTCCAATGAACGAAGAAGAAGAAGCTCGTTGTCGTGAAATGGGATTAGAAGATCCTCGTCAACTTCTTATGTTAGATGACTTAGTATCTGGTGATGATGCAATCTTCTCAGCAACAGGTGTTTCTGCTGGTGAGTTATTAGACGGCGTGAAATTCCTTGGCGGAGATTTAGCTGAAACATATTCTATCGTTATGCGTTACAAAACAAGAACAGTACGTTTCATTAAAACGCATCACCATTTAGATCATAAACCACACTTAAACTTAGATATTTAA
- a CDS encoding DUF3055 domain-containing protein has product MEERFFLYDDTVATKTRFVSFMGENERHDLALLYSDRHYGKTIVLDMQSNKFAIIGPDDLNEPGYLEHAFSMTEEIAEELRSFLFELI; this is encoded by the coding sequence ATGGAAGAACGTTTCTTTCTGTACGACGATACTGTCGCTACAAAAACTCGTTTCGTTAGCTTTATGGGAGAAAATGAGCGTCATGATTTAGCGCTTTTATACTCCGATCGTCATTACGGTAAAACAATTGTCCTTGATATGCAGAGCAATAAATTTGCAATCATCGGTCCTGACGATTTAAACGAACCAGGCTACTTAGAGCACGCATTTTCTATGACTGAAGAAATTGCAGAAGAATTACGCTCATTTTTATTTGAACTTATATAA
- a CDS encoding GNAT family N-acetyltransferase — MLNVRKGTMDLLEGLDRMYTECKKALLQNQIYQWDDSYPAREHISYHLEQDELYCLFEDDSLVGAVVLNEWQSPEYKRIDWSETDGRFLIVHSFVIHPLSQGKGYSKVLLSFWESEARRKGYNGIRLDCFTRNPVSLSLYEKNDYICRGAVYFESKQPPHNWYNCYEKILLQS, encoded by the coding sequence ATGCTAAACGTGAGAAAAGGTACGATGGATTTATTAGAAGGATTAGATAGAATGTATACAGAATGTAAAAAAGCGCTCTTACAAAATCAAATTTACCAATGGGATGATTCTTATCCAGCTCGAGAACATATTTCCTATCACTTAGAACAAGATGAACTCTATTGCTTGTTTGAGGATGATTCACTCGTTGGTGCTGTCGTGTTAAACGAGTGGCAGTCTCCCGAATATAAACGAATTGATTGGTCAGAAACAGACGGACGCTTTCTTATCGTCCACTCTTTCGTTATCCATCCTCTCTCGCAAGGAAAAGGATATAGTAAAGTACTTTTATCTTTTTGGGAAAGTGAAGCAAGACGGAAAGGTTACAATGGCATACGCCTAGATTGCTTTACTCGCAATCCGGTTTCATTAAGTCTATATGAAAAAAACGATTATATTTGCCGAGGTGCTGTTTATTTTGAAAGTAAACAGCCTCCTCACAACTGGTATAATTGCTATGAAAAAATCCTCTTACAATCGTAA
- a CDS encoding YutD family protein, translating to MEQKQEIHATVSINNVQYEVIKNFRDGFSEEAFKERYAEILNKYDYIVGDWGYEQLRLRGFFDDSNQRATYDTKISTLSEYLYEYCNFGCAHFVLRKVKK from the coding sequence ATGGAGCAAAAGCAAGAAATTCATGCTACGGTGAGCATTAATAATGTTCAGTACGAAGTAATTAAAAACTTTCGTGACGGTTTTAGTGAAGAAGCATTTAAAGAGCGCTATGCAGAAATTTTAAATAAATATGATTATATCGTTGGAGACTGGGGATATGAGCAACTTAGATTGCGCGGATTCTTTGATGATAGTAACCAACGTGCGACATATGATACGAAAATTAGTACTTTATCAGAGTATTTATACGAGTACTGTAACTTCGGTTGTGCACACTTCGTATTACGAAAAGTGAAGAAATAA
- a CDS encoding YhcN/YlaJ family sporulation lipoprotein — protein MKKQILLSLLTLSLFAGCQSTNKAEMEREEGSRVLVSNKNDMYHTENTNTRLTRVGYSSKQKHEVSNKQVGAINREKVAEMITSMTVKLPDVTNAATLVTDDEVFVVYRANTTNPKLVADQVYKAALSIVPRYYKAYVSTDQKLISQIQGLQSGALNDTEYTQSLDMLKREMSKNPHLNNTEDQTLNDMIKK, from the coding sequence GTGAAAAAACAAATTTTACTTTCCCTTCTCACTCTTTCCCTATTTGCAGGCTGCCAATCAACGAATAAAGCCGAAATGGAACGTGAGGAAGGAAGCCGTGTTCTTGTTTCCAACAAAAACGACATGTATCATACGGAAAATACAAATACACGATTAACGAGAGTCGGTTATTCATCTAAACAAAAGCATGAAGTATCTAACAAACAAGTAGGGGCCATTAACCGTGAGAAAGTTGCTGAAATGATTACAAGCATGACAGTCAAACTTCCTGACGTTACAAACGCTGCTACGCTCGTTACCGATGATGAAGTATTTGTTGTATACCGTGCAAACACAACGAATCCGAAACTCGTAGCGGATCAAGTATATAAAGCTGCTTTGTCCATCGTTCCTCGCTATTATAAAGCATATGTATCGACAGACCAAAAGTTGATTTCTCAAATTCAAGGACTGCAATCTGGTGCATTAAATGATACAGAATATACGCAAAGCCTCGATATGTTAAAACGGGAAATGAGTAAAAATCCTCATTTGAACAATACAGAGGATCAGACTTTAAATGATATGATTAAAAAGTAA
- a CDS encoding MerR family transcriptional regulator codes for MTMRVKEVADLVGISVRTLHHYDEIGLLTPDETTESGYRLYSDENLETLQQILFFKELGFPLKKIKEIIMSPSFDREEALQLHKKMLLEKRARLDKVIATIDKTIQHTKGEIEMTNKEKFEGFDFSHNPYEEEARERWGDTAVDKANEYAKGMSKENQEEFNTIYRNLAALRHGAPDSKEAQEAIKVWYDYLQNFGEYSLEAFKGLGQMYVADERFTKNIDKFGEGLAQFMCDAMEVYADRNKK; via the coding sequence ATGACAATGAGAGTAAAAGAAGTAGCTGATTTAGTTGGAATTAGTGTGCGCACACTGCATCATTACGATGAAATTGGGTTGTTAACCCCAGACGAGACGACAGAATCTGGATATCGTCTGTATTCTGACGAAAATTTAGAGACACTGCAGCAAATTTTATTTTTTAAAGAGCTAGGCTTCCCTTTGAAGAAAATTAAAGAAATTATCATGAGTCCGTCATTTGATCGCGAAGAAGCATTACAGCTTCATAAGAAAATGCTTCTTGAAAAACGTGCGAGGTTAGATAAGGTGATTGCGACGATTGATAAAACAATTCAGCATACAAAAGGAGAGATTGAAATGACGAACAAAGAGAAATTTGAAGGATTTGATTTTAGCCATAACCCATATGAAGAAGAAGCGCGTGAAAGATGGGGAGATACAGCTGTAGATAAAGCGAACGAATATGCAAAAGGTATGTCAAAAGAGAATCAGGAAGAGTTTAATACTATTTACAGAAATTTAGCGGCGCTTAGACATGGTGCACCTGATTCTAAAGAGGCACAAGAAGCTATTAAAGTATGGTATGATTACTTGCAAAACTTTGGTGAATATTCATTAGAAGCCTTCAAGGGACTCGGTCAAATGTACGTCGCTGATGAGCGCTTCACGAAAAATATTGATAAGTTTGGCGAAGGGTTAGCACAGTTTATGTGTGATGCGATGGAGGTTTATGCGGATCGTAATAAAAAATAA
- a CDS encoding YhfC family intramembrane metalloprotease: MHNRYVHILESGESMVSNTVIASIIMQLVVSVLVPIIVLVYFRKKYNINWKVVGVGVLIFIGFTQILETPFHLFMRGNPAIAPFLENPFVFALYGGLTAGIFEELGRFVAFFFLLKKYLEYKDGFAYGIGHGGIESILVGGFSALQTLIFANAINDGSFAQMAEKLPQLNLVKDMLIEQPAYFYFLGSVERIMALVLQIAFTMLVLYAVKQKKYIFLVYAILFHAFVDFFAALYQTKTINIFVAEGITLLLTICALVVIRKMKVKLMSVPE; encoded by the coding sequence ATGCATAATAGATATGTACATATATTAGAAAGCGGTGAAAGTATGGTTTCAAATACTGTAATTGCCAGCATCATTATGCAACTCGTTGTTTCGGTTCTGGTCCCAATTATTGTACTCGTTTATTTCCGTAAAAAATATAATATTAATTGGAAAGTGGTCGGAGTTGGTGTTCTTATCTTTATCGGATTTACCCAAATTCTCGAAACACCATTTCATCTATTTATGCGCGGTAATCCAGCAATCGCTCCATTTTTAGAAAATCCATTTGTCTTCGCACTTTATGGCGGGCTAACTGCTGGTATTTTTGAAGAATTAGGACGCTTCGTTGCCTTCTTCTTCCTACTAAAAAAATATCTAGAATATAAAGATGGCTTTGCTTACGGAATTGGTCACGGCGGGATAGAATCTATTTTAGTTGGCGGATTCTCTGCATTGCAAACTCTTATATTCGCAAATGCTATTAACGATGGTAGCTTCGCTCAAATGGCAGAAAAACTACCTCAATTAAATCTTGTAAAGGACATGTTAATCGAGCAGCCTGCCTATTTTTACTTCCTTGGTAGCGTAGAAAGAATTATGGCACTCGTATTGCAAATTGCCTTTACAATGCTTGTTTTATACGCAGTAAAACAAAAGAAGTACATCTTCCTTGTATATGCTATATTATTCCACGCATTTGTAGACTTTTTCGCAGCACTTTACCAAACAAAAACGATCAACATCTTTGTTGCAGAAGGGATTACTCTTCTACTAACAATTTGTGCTCTCGTTGTGATTCGCAAAATGAAAGTGAAATTAATGAGTGTGCCGGAGTAA
- a CDS encoding histidine phosphatase family protein, producing MNKIIVIRHCSATGQKRDAELTTAGKNQANILATFLLENQIQIDHIISSPFVRAIDSIRPYALQANLSIEEDERLAERILSNVPMDDWMPKLESTFTNIDIAFSGGESTKQATDRAISLIQDVLKLNHTTTLLVTHGNLLTLILKHFDHTIGFNEWRTLTNPDVYEITIGEQSIIKRLWEASSK from the coding sequence ATGAATAAAATTATTGTAATACGACATTGTTCCGCAACTGGACAAAAACGTGATGCCGAATTAACGACTGCCGGAAAAAATCAAGCTAATATCCTTGCTACATTCCTTTTAGAAAATCAGATACAAATAGATCATATTATTTCGAGCCCATTTGTCCGAGCTATCGATTCTATTCGGCCCTATGCGCTCCAAGCTAACCTATCTATCGAAGAGGATGAACGATTAGCTGAACGTATATTAAGCAACGTTCCGATGGATGATTGGATGCCAAAACTAGAATCTACTTTTACAAACATAGATATTGCCTTTTCAGGCGGAGAGTCAACAAAACAAGCGACGGACCGTGCTATATCGCTTATCCAAGACGTTTTAAAATTAAACCATACTACAACACTACTCGTTACACATGGAAACTTACTTACACTCATTTTAAAGCACTTTGATCATACGATCGGCTTTAATGAATGGAGAACTTTAACGAATCCTGATGTTTACGAAATTACAATTGGTGAACAAAGTATCATAAAGCGATTATGGGAAGCATCGTCCAAGTAG
- a CDS encoding YbaK/EbsC family protein — translation MYEDVLSLLHKTNISYEKFEHEPVLDYETDRIVRERLGLQGTPSKSLFLKSKSGDYFVFFTLEGTRLDRGEMKEITGESLSLCSPHELREKTGCTPGCVAPFGYSQDVTIIVDSSIYTYDKILITPGVPEFTIELSTEELKKIVFTCPNTVLEYKQKES, via the coding sequence ATGTATGAAGATGTACTTTCTTTACTACATAAAACAAATATTTCTTATGAAAAGTTTGAACACGAGCCAGTGCTTGATTATGAGACAGATCGTATCGTGCGTGAAAGACTCGGTTTGCAAGGTACTCCAAGTAAAAGCTTATTTTTAAAATCAAAATCCGGAGATTATTTCGTATTTTTTACGTTAGAGGGTACTCGGCTCGACCGAGGAGAAATGAAAGAAATAACAGGAGAAAGCTTATCACTTTGCTCTCCACATGAGTTACGAGAAAAAACTGGTTGCACCCCTGGCTGTGTAGCTCCTTTCGGTTATTCACAAGATGTAACGATTATTGTGGATAGTTCCATTTATACGTACGATAAAATTTTGATTACACCTGGTGTACCCGAATTTACAATTGAATTATCCACAGAGGAATTAAAAAAAATTGTATTCACATGCCCAAATACTGTTTTAGAGTACAAACAAAAAGAGAGCTAA
- the lipA gene encoding lipoyl synthase, translated as MTKQTEYKRKPEWLKIKLNTNENYTGLKKMMRSKNLHTVCEEAKCPNIHECWAVRKTATFMILGAVCTRACRFCAVKTGLPTELDLQEPERVADSVVQMGLKHVVITAVARDDLKDGGAAVFAETVRAVRRKNPFTSIEVLPSDMGGVEENLKMLMDAKPDILNHNIETVRRLSDRVRARAKYDRSLEFLRRAKEMQPDIPTKSSIMVGLGETREDLIEAMDDLRANNVDILTLGQYLQPSKKHLPVLKYYPPAEFAELKEIALSKGFSHCEAGPLVRSSYHADEQVRSAKEKTAEAK; from the coding sequence ATGACAAAACAAACAGAATATAAGCGCAAGCCCGAATGGTTGAAAATTAAGTTAAACACGAATGAAAACTATACAGGCTTAAAGAAAATGATGCGTTCTAAAAATCTTCATACCGTTTGTGAAGAGGCAAAATGTCCGAATATTCATGAATGCTGGGCTGTAAGAAAAACAGCAACATTTATGATTTTAGGTGCGGTTTGTACACGTGCTTGTCGTTTTTGTGCGGTTAAAACAGGCTTACCAACTGAGCTTGATTTACAAGAACCAGAACGCGTAGCAGATTCAGTAGTACAAATGGGCTTAAAGCACGTCGTTATAACAGCGGTTGCACGTGATGATTTAAAGGACGGGGGAGCAGCTGTTTTTGCTGAAACAGTACGAGCAGTACGTCGTAAAAACCCATTCACGTCTATCGAAGTATTACCATCTGATATGGGTGGAGTAGAAGAAAACTTAAAAATGTTAATGGATGCAAAACCAGATATTTTAAACCATAACATTGAAACAGTACGTCGATTATCTGACCGAGTTCGCGCTAGAGCAAAATATGATCGTTCATTAGAGTTTTTACGTCGAGCGAAAGAAATGCAGCCTGATATTCCAACTAAATCGAGCATTATGGTGGGCTTAGGTGAAACGAGAGAAGATTTAATTGAAGCAATGGATGACTTACGTGCAAACAATGTGGATATTTTAACTCTTGGGCAATACCTACAACCATCTAAGAAGCATTTACCAGTTCTTAAATATTACCCACCAGCAGAATTTGCAGAGCTTAAAGAAATTGCACTTAGCAAAGGATTTAGCCACTGTGAAGCTGGCCCACTTGTACGTTCTTCTTATCATGCGGACGAGCAAGTACGTTCTGCAAAAGAAAAAACAGCAGAAGCCAAATAA
- a CDS encoding M23 family metallopeptidase: MLRKISLLLSICFLLHQNIAYGEDNQQSIYEKRMALYKETEQSSGIPWYYLAAMDQYERNIRSVRKDIPKKPDAIISLYFKPEIWAGPINSNDTLPHTISLFGGIGLDGDKDGFANASSDRDLLHTAATILRKQGTSEDRIKIMLWEYYRRAKTVDLISEYARIYKHYGRINLEGNAFPLPIRSDHSYRSTFGAGRSFGGRRVHEGTDIFAGYGVPVRSTCYGIIETKGWNRLGGWRIGIRDLHNNYHYYAHLGGFSKEIQLGQIVEPGKVIGFVGSTGYGPPGTAGKFPPHLHFGMYKDNGYTEWAFDPYMHLSLWERKERANTKR, translated from the coding sequence ATGCTTCGAAAAATTTCTCTTTTGCTTTCAATTTGCTTTCTTCTCCACCAAAACATCGCTTACGGTGAAGATAATCAGCAAAGCATATACGAAAAGCGCATGGCACTATATAAAGAAACCGAGCAGTCTTCAGGCATTCCGTGGTATTACTTAGCTGCAATGGATCAATATGAAAGAAATATACGGAGCGTAAGAAAAGATATTCCGAAAAAACCAGATGCCATCATTTCCCTTTATTTCAAACCAGAAATATGGGCTGGACCTATTAATAGTAACGATACTCTCCCCCATACAATTTCTCTATTTGGCGGAATAGGTTTAGATGGTGACAAAGATGGATTTGCAAATGCAAGTAGCGACCGTGATCTTCTGCATACCGCAGCGACTATTTTAAGGAAACAAGGAACGTCAGAAGACCGTATTAAAATTATGCTCTGGGAATATTATAGACGTGCAAAAACAGTTGATTTAATTAGTGAATACGCCCGAATTTATAAACATTATGGACGTATTAATTTAGAGGGAAATGCTTTTCCTCTCCCAATTCGCAGTGACCATAGCTACCGTAGTACTTTCGGCGCTGGAAGAAGTTTTGGAGGAAGAAGAGTTCATGAAGGAACCGATATTTTTGCAGGATATGGTGTACCAGTAAGATCGACTTGCTATGGCATTATTGAGACAAAAGGATGGAACCGTCTTGGTGGATGGCGTATCGGCATTCGCGATCTGCATAATAATTACCATTATTACGCACATTTAGGCGGGTTCTCAAAAGAAATACAGCTTGGACAAATTGTTGAGCCAGGAAAAGTAATCGGATTTGTTGGTAGCACCGGTTATGGACCTCCTGGTACAGCCGGAAAATTTCCGCCCCACTTACATTTTGGCATGTATAAAGACAATGGCTATACAGAATGGGCCTTCGATCCATACATGCATTTAAGCTTGTGGGAACGCAAAGAACGAGCAAATACAAAACGATAA
- the yunB gene encoding sporulation protein YunB produces the protein MSIFRSKNSRFRRGPISFRYILLMSFILFVILLMQGLWIVNNSIQPTLMKYGEVETHKMATAVMTKAVKDRINEGFDVDSLMKVQTDRNGRVSTINLNTKQVNEIVTSTTTYIEKYLQQVEQGNLKELGISEKNGATMAVPFGRVTDNVLLGHLGPDIPIDFTTIGHVNTDIKQKIEPHGINNTAIQIVMEMEVTLQVIIPFHTKEIKVKQDVPIATRIVQGEVPTYYGSGGVVVPDKKKTDS, from the coding sequence ATGAGCATATTTCGTTCGAAAAATTCGCGGTTTCGAAGGGGACCTATTTCCTTTCGGTACATACTGCTTATGTCGTTTATTCTTTTTGTGATATTACTAATGCAAGGATTATGGATTGTGAATAACAGCATTCAGCCAACGTTAATGAAATATGGGGAAGTAGAGACGCATAAAATGGCGACAGCAGTCATGACGAAGGCGGTAAAGGATAGAATTAATGAAGGATTCGACGTCGATTCATTAATGAAAGTACAAACGGATCGGAACGGAAGAGTATCTACAATTAATTTAAATACAAAGCAAGTAAATGAAATCGTAACATCAACGACCACATACATAGAAAAATATTTACAGCAAGTAGAACAAGGGAATTTGAAGGAGCTAGGTATTTCTGAAAAAAACGGGGCGACTATGGCAGTTCCTTTTGGTCGTGTAACGGATAATGTGCTTCTCGGACATCTGGGGCCAGATATTCCGATTGATTTCACGACAATCGGTCATGTAAACACGGATATTAAACAAAAAATTGAGCCGCATGGGATTAATAATACAGCGATTCAAATTGTTATGGAGATGGAAGTAACGTTGCAAGTGATTATTCCATTTCATACGAAAGAAATAAAAGTGAAACAAGATGTTCCGATTGCAACGCGCATTGTTCAAGGAGAAGTGCCTACTTATTATGGAAGCGGTGGCGTTGTTGTACCGGATAAAAAGAAAACGGATAGTTAG
- a CDS encoding YunC family protein yields MVNVEPIIIDNYTFIAVSVKLPKTNLLAVMSDKGYIMCGALDVGLLNEKLGDRGIIAGRAVGVRTIEQLLEAPLESVTTGAEALGIPVGTIGKEALLKMR; encoded by the coding sequence ATGGTTAATGTGGAGCCAATTATAATCGATAATTATACGTTTATTGCGGTTAGTGTAAAACTTCCAAAGACAAATTTGCTAGCTGTAATGAGCGATAAAGGATATATTATGTGTGGTGCATTAGATGTAGGTCTTTTAAATGAGAAGTTAGGTGATCGGGGAATTATTGCTGGCCGTGCGGTTGGTGTAAGAACCATTGAACAACTTCTTGAAGCACCGTTAGAATCCGTAACGACTGGAGCGGAAGCGTTAGGTATTCCAGTAGGAACGATTGGAAAAGAAGCGTTATTAAAAATGAGATAA